The following coding sequences are from one Verrucosispora sp. WMMD573 window:
- the nuoE gene encoding NADH-quinone oxidoreductase subunit NuoE, giving the protein MTVFTDETRTRAREIIARYPADRSRSALLPLLHLVQAEEGYVSPAGVAFCAEVLGLNKAQVGAVASFYTMYKRRPTGDWLVSVCTNTMCNVLGGQEVYDTLAEHLGVGHDETTADGKITLEHAECLAACDYGPVMTVNYDFFDGVDPQTAVGVVDELRADGRPTPSRGARLCTLKEMAVQLAGFADEREGAVADGVPGEPTLRGLRLAQQHGISAPGFDPNTPIRSGKAGDKPAPATPAKAAPTGSTAPDVSAPDRKSPQVRTAETRQPDAQTAVPDAPGTKVPVDGQPPAPDDARAAEAAGAAANKPAGDGKPAGDDTGAQERNLREAESTGGGRDSAHDKGAQK; this is encoded by the coding sequence GTGACTGTCTTCACTGACGAGACGCGGACCAGGGCGCGGGAGATCATCGCCCGCTACCCGGCGGACCGGTCCCGTTCGGCCCTGTTGCCGCTGCTGCACCTCGTGCAGGCCGAGGAGGGTTACGTCTCCCCGGCCGGCGTGGCGTTTTGCGCCGAGGTGCTCGGCCTGAACAAGGCCCAGGTCGGCGCGGTGGCCAGCTTCTACACGATGTACAAGCGCCGGCCCACCGGTGACTGGCTGGTAAGCGTCTGCACCAACACCATGTGCAACGTGCTCGGTGGCCAGGAGGTCTACGACACCCTCGCCGAGCACCTGGGCGTCGGGCACGACGAGACCACCGCCGACGGCAAGATCACCCTGGAGCACGCCGAGTGCCTGGCCGCCTGCGACTACGGCCCGGTGATGACCGTCAACTACGACTTCTTCGACGGTGTCGACCCGCAGACCGCGGTCGGGGTGGTCGACGAGCTGCGCGCCGACGGCCGGCCCACGCCGAGCCGTGGTGCCCGCCTCTGCACCCTGAAGGAGATGGCGGTCCAGCTCGCCGGCTTCGCCGACGAGCGGGAGGGTGCCGTCGCCGACGGGGTGCCGGGCGAGCCGACCCTGCGCGGTCTGCGCCTGGCCCAGCAACACGGCATCTCGGCTCCGGGCTTCGACCCGAACACCCCGATCCGCAGCGGCAAGGCGGGGGACAAGCCGGCACCGGCCACCCCGGCGAAGGCCGCTCCGACCGGCAGCACCGCACCCGACGTTTCGGCGCCGGACCGCAAGTCGCCGCAGGTGCGTACCGCCGAGACCCGGCAGCCGGACGCGCAGACCGCGGTCCCGGACGCGCCCGGCACCAAGGTCCCCGTCGACGGGCAGCCGCCCGCGCCGGACGACGCCCGGGCTGCGGAGGCCGCCGGTGCCGCGGCAAACAAACCGGCGGGCGACGGCAAGCCGGCCGGTGACGACACCGGGGCGCAGGAGCGCAACCTCAGGGAAGCGGAGTCGACCGGCGGTGGCCGGGACTCCGCGCACGACAAGGGGGCTCAGAAGTGA
- a CDS encoding NADH-quinone oxidoreductase subunit D — protein sequence MTASNYATERETTEGRVFTVTGGDWDDVVSGVDPINEGRIVVNMGPQHPSTHGVLRLILELEGETVREARSVVGYLHTGIEKNLEYRNWVQGSTFVTRMDYLSPLFNETAYSLAVEKLLGIEEQITERATTIRVLMMELNRISSHLVWLATTAMELGAINMMLYGFREREYILEIFELITGLRMNHAYVRPGGVAQDVPDEAIVKIRDFLKLMPKRLKEYEDLLSGQPIWLERTQNVAVLDVTGCVALGVTGPVLRSAGLAWDLRKTMPYCGYETYEFDVPTHSDGDVWGRYLVRNAEIRESLKLVEQALDRLKPGPVMVADKKIAWPAQLAIGVDGMGNSLEHVAKIMGQSMESLIHHFKLVTEGFRVPPGQVYVGVESPRGELGVHAVSDGGTRPYRVHYREPSFVNLQALPAMAEGGLIADVIAGGASLDPVMGGCDR from the coding sequence ATGACCGCGTCGAACTACGCCACCGAGCGCGAGACGACCGAGGGCCGGGTCTTCACCGTCACCGGCGGGGACTGGGACGACGTCGTCTCCGGCGTCGACCCGATCAACGAGGGCCGGATCGTCGTCAACATGGGCCCCCAGCACCCGTCCACGCACGGTGTGCTCCGGCTGATCCTGGAGCTGGAGGGCGAGACGGTCCGGGAGGCCCGCTCGGTCGTCGGCTACCTGCACACCGGCATCGAGAAGAACCTGGAGTACCGCAACTGGGTGCAGGGTTCGACCTTCGTGACCCGGATGGACTACCTCTCCCCGCTGTTCAACGAGACGGCGTACTCGCTGGCCGTCGAGAAGCTGCTCGGCATCGAGGAGCAGATCACCGAGCGGGCCACCACCATCCGGGTGCTCATGATGGAGCTGAACCGGATCTCCTCGCACCTGGTCTGGCTGGCCACCACGGCGATGGAGCTGGGCGCGATCAACATGATGCTCTACGGCTTCCGGGAGCGCGAGTACATCCTGGAGATCTTCGAGCTGATCACCGGCCTGCGGATGAACCACGCGTACGTCCGGCCGGGCGGCGTCGCCCAGGACGTGCCGGACGAGGCCATCGTCAAGATCCGCGACTTCCTCAAGCTGATGCCGAAGCGGCTCAAGGAGTACGAGGACCTGCTCTCCGGGCAGCCGATCTGGCTGGAGCGGACGCAGAACGTCGCGGTGCTGGACGTCACCGGCTGTGTGGCGCTCGGCGTCACCGGGCCGGTGCTCCGCTCGGCCGGGCTGGCCTGGGACTTGCGCAAGACGATGCCGTACTGCGGTTACGAGACGTACGAGTTCGACGTGCCGACCCACTCCGACGGCGACGTCTGGGGCCGCTACCTGGTTCGCAACGCGGAGATCCGCGAGTCGCTCAAGCTTGTCGAGCAGGCACTCGACCGGCTCAAGCCCGGTCCGGTGATGGTGGCCGACAAGAAGATCGCCTGGCCGGCGCAGCTGGCCATCGGCGTCGACGGCATGGGTAACTCGCTGGAGCACGTCGCAAAGATCATGGGCCAGTCGATGGAGTCCCTGATCCACCACTTCAAGCTGGTGACGGAGGGCTTCCGGGTGCCTCCGGGTCAGGTGTACGTGGGCGTCGAGTCGCCGCGCGGCGAGTTGGGCGTGCACGCGGTATCCGACGGCGGGACCCGGCCGTATCGGGTGCACTACCGGGAGCCGAGTTTCGTAAACCTCCAGGCCCTGCCGGCGATGGCCGAGGGCGGCCTGATCGCCGACGTCATCGCCGGCGGCGCCTCGCTGGACCCCGTCATGGGAGGTTGTGACCGGTGA
- a CDS encoding NADH-quinone oxidoreductase subunit B, translating into MGIEEKLPAGVLLTSVEKLVNWSRKSSVWGATFGLACCAIEMMAAGGPHYDMGRWGMEVFRASPRQADLMIVAGRVSQKMAPVLRQIYDQMAEPRWVLSMGVCASSGGMFNNYAIVQGVDHVVPVDMYLPGCPPRPEMLIDAILKLREKIGHEPLGPNGRKMLAAREARGDVPVVPYGSMPSSYRSDKARRAEWTKAVREGREEQLRIENWMKAQNHLHPYGGIK; encoded by the coding sequence ATGGGTATCGAGGAAAAACTTCCCGCCGGAGTCCTGCTCACCTCGGTGGAGAAGCTGGTCAACTGGTCGCGCAAGTCGTCGGTCTGGGGCGCCACGTTCGGCCTGGCCTGTTGCGCGATCGAGATGATGGCCGCCGGTGGTCCGCACTACGACATGGGTCGCTGGGGCATGGAGGTCTTCCGGGCCTCGCCCCGGCAGGCCGACCTGATGATCGTCGCCGGCCGGGTGAGTCAGAAGATGGCCCCGGTGCTGCGCCAGATCTACGACCAGATGGCCGAGCCCCGCTGGGTGCTCTCCATGGGCGTCTGCGCCAGCAGCGGCGGCATGTTCAACAACTACGCCATCGTGCAGGGCGTCGACCACGTCGTACCTGTCGACATGTACCTCCCGGGCTGCCCGCCCCGGCCGGAGATGCTCATCGACGCGATCCTCAAGCTGCGCGAGAAGATCGGCCACGAGCCGCTCGGCCCGAACGGGCGCAAGATGCTGGCGGCCCGGGAGGCGCGCGGTGACGTGCCGGTGGTGCCGTACGGCTCGATGCCGTCGTCGTACCGCAGCGACAAGGCCCGGCGGGCCGAGTGGACGAAGGCCGTCCGCGAGGGCCGCGAGGAGCAGCTGCGGATCGAGAACTGGATGAAGGCCCAGAACCACCTCCACCCGTACGGGGGGATCAAGTGA
- a CDS encoding demethylmenaquinone methyltransferase, giving the protein MSRTPQGQRASLDKQPHEVAAMFDGVAARYDLTNTVLSFGQDRFWRRATRAALDLRPGDRVLDVGAGTGVSTEELAQSGAYAIGADLSLGMLYAGKRTRPHVPLLAGDALRLPFADASFDAVTISFALRNVNDTDAALAELARVTRPGGRLVICEFSTPVNPAFRTVYLSYLMRSLPAVARTVSSNPDAYVYLAESIRAWPDQPALAARVAATGWGRVAWRNLTGGVVALHRAVRT; this is encoded by the coding sequence GTGAGCCGTACCCCGCAGGGCCAGCGCGCCAGTCTGGACAAGCAGCCGCACGAGGTCGCCGCGATGTTCGACGGTGTCGCGGCCCGTTACGACCTGACCAACACCGTCCTGTCGTTCGGTCAGGACCGGTTCTGGCGACGGGCCACCCGTGCCGCGCTCGACCTGCGACCGGGCGACCGGGTGCTGGATGTGGGCGCGGGCACCGGCGTCTCCACCGAGGAGCTCGCCCAGTCCGGGGCGTACGCGATCGGGGCGGACCTGTCTCTCGGCATGCTGTACGCCGGCAAGCGCACCCGCCCGCACGTGCCGCTGCTGGCCGGAGACGCCCTGCGGCTGCCCTTCGCCGACGCCAGCTTCGACGCGGTGACCATCTCCTTCGCGTTGCGCAACGTCAACGACACCGATGCCGCGCTGGCTGAACTGGCCCGGGTGACCCGTCCGGGCGGCCGGCTGGTGATCTGCGAGTTCAGCACCCCGGTCAATCCCGCGTTCCGCACCGTGTACCTGTCGTACCTGATGCGTTCGCTGCCGGCCGTGGCCCGGACGGTCTCCAGCAACCCTGACGCGTACGTCTATCTCGCCGAGTCGATCCGGGCCTGGCCGGACCAGCCGGCGCTGGCGGCGCGGGTGGCCGCCACGGGCTGGGGTCGGGTGGCGTGGCGCAACCTGACCGGTGGCGTGGTGGCCCTGCACCGCGCGGTCCGCACCTGA
- a CDS encoding NADH-quinone oxidoreductase subunit A, giving the protein MSLSPYVPIIGLFALAAGFALFSIAAARFAGPHRYNRAKLEAYECGIEPSPQPIGGSRFPVKFYLTAMLFIVFDVEMIFLYPWAVSFDILPVFGFVAMLVFIGAVFVAYAYEWRRGGLDWD; this is encoded by the coding sequence ATGTCGCTCTCGCCTTACGTACCCATCATCGGGCTGTTCGCCCTCGCCGCGGGTTTCGCGCTGTTCTCGATAGCCGCCGCCCGGTTCGCCGGCCCACACCGCTACAACAGGGCCAAGCTCGAAGCCTACGAGTGTGGGATCGAGCCTAGCCCGCAGCCGATCGGCGGTAGCCGGTTTCCGGTCAAGTTCTACCTGACGGCGATGCTTTTCATCGTCTTCGACGTGGAGATGATCTTCCTTTACCCGTGGGCGGTCTCCTTCGACATCCTGCCGGTCTTCGGGTTCGTCGCCATGTTGGTGTTCATCGGTGCCGTCTTCGTCGCGTACGCCTACGAGTGGCGGCGCGGCGGCCTGGACTGGGACTGA
- a CDS encoding cell wall anchor protein — protein sequence MIFRNRAAAYLGAGAAGVLAAGTFAAPALADDTADLAIKATGTTIAVGAPGKDASVSLLNKSDVDAKNVLVALDISKLKTDLVDIDESGCNPREDGWILCGIEGDTIRAGEDVDWFFPLTRKGAEVGPAGSITAVILHGGPDPDESDNVVTVDVKVEGTGPDLTVVADDVRKAVKAEGGTITEVGDLYAGNTGQLIYGAFNQGDQAARGLRIEVQLPKGATFAEKEPDCTYNAAMTSLTCEYTKAVLVPAAQDTDGDDLYSGARFYNLVKVADGVKPSSLTGGKVTIDSLSVQESPSVLRSAATSALPENATGVAANDVDPSDNTDDFAVVVAAEGGSGGGDGDGPGLPVTGVQVGLIGGVGAGVLAAGVAMFLVARRRRVVLVTPGDEKTNA from the coding sequence ATGATTTTCCGAAACCGGGCTGCCGCGTACCTGGGTGCCGGTGCCGCCGGTGTCCTCGCGGCCGGTACCTTCGCCGCACCGGCTCTGGCGGACGACACCGCGGACCTCGCCATCAAGGCGACCGGCACCACGATCGCGGTCGGTGCGCCGGGCAAGGACGCCAGCGTCTCGCTGTTGAACAAGAGTGACGTCGACGCCAAGAACGTGCTCGTCGCCCTCGACATCAGCAAGCTGAAGACCGACCTCGTCGACATCGACGAGAGCGGCTGCAACCCGCGCGAGGACGGCTGGATCCTCTGTGGCATCGAGGGTGACACCATCCGTGCCGGCGAGGACGTCGACTGGTTCTTCCCGTTGACCCGCAAGGGTGCCGAGGTCGGCCCGGCCGGCTCCATCACCGCGGTGATCCTGCACGGCGGCCCGGACCCGGACGAGTCCGACAACGTGGTGACCGTGGACGTCAAGGTCGAGGGCACCGGGCCGGACCTGACCGTCGTCGCCGACGACGTCCGCAAGGCCGTCAAGGCCGAGGGCGGCACGATCACCGAGGTCGGCGACCTGTACGCGGGCAACACCGGTCAGCTCATCTACGGTGCCTTCAACCAGGGTGACCAGGCCGCCCGCGGTCTGCGTATCGAGGTGCAGCTGCCCAAGGGCGCGACCTTCGCGGAGAAGGAGCCGGACTGCACCTACAACGCCGCGATGACCTCACTGACCTGCGAGTACACCAAGGCCGTCCTCGTCCCGGCCGCGCAGGACACCGACGGTGACGACCTCTACTCCGGTGCGCGCTTCTACAACCTGGTGAAGGTCGCCGACGGTGTGAAGCCGAGCAGCCTGACCGGTGGCAAGGTCACCATCGACTCGCTGTCGGTGCAGGAGTCCCCCAGCGTCCTCCGGTCCGCCGCCACCTCGGCCCTGCCGGAGAACGCCACGGGCGTCGCGGCCAACGACGTCGACCCGAGCGACAACACCGACGACTTCGCGGTGGTCGTGGCCGCCGAGGGCGGCTCCGGTGGTGGCGACGGTGACGGCCCCGGCCTGCCGGTCACCGGTGTGCAGGTCGGCCTGATCGGTGGCGTCGGCGCGGGTGTGCTGGCCGCCGGTGTGGCCATGTTCCTGGTTGCCCGCCGTCGCCGGGTGGTCCTGGTGACCCCGGGCGACGAGAAGACGAACGCCTGA
- a CDS encoding geranylgeranyl reductase family protein, which translates to MTAVENDADVIVVGAGPGGSATAYHLARHGVRVLLLEKTEFPREKVCGDGLTPRAVRQLVRMGVDTSPEAGWLHNRGLRVIGGGVRLELDWPDLASFPNYGLVRTRLDFDDLLAQRAVSAGAKLRTSVNVIGPVLDGDGRVIGVQGEDGPDKAPVTFHAPLVVAADGVSGRFPLALGLAKREDRPIGVAVRRYYRSEARHDDDYLESWLELRAKGTNELLPGYGWIFGLGDGRVNAGLGILNSSSAFGKTNYRRLLTDWLANTPPEWGMTDEANAEGSILGAALPMGFNRVPHYTRGVLLVGDSGGMVNPFNGEGIAYAMESGELAAEVAVQALARPAGAERERALMAYPQELKTRFGGYYRLGGIFVKLIGRPEIMRVATKHGMPHPTLMRFVLKLLANLTDPRGGDAMDRVINAMTRVAPAV; encoded by the coding sequence ATGACCGCGGTGGAGAACGACGCCGACGTGATCGTCGTGGGCGCCGGTCCCGGTGGTTCGGCGACCGCGTACCACCTGGCTCGGCACGGCGTACGCGTGCTGCTGCTGGAGAAGACCGAGTTCCCCCGGGAGAAGGTCTGCGGCGACGGGCTGACCCCGCGTGCCGTGCGGCAGTTGGTCCGGATGGGGGTGGACACCTCCCCCGAGGCCGGCTGGCTGCACAACCGTGGCCTGCGGGTGATCGGTGGCGGTGTCCGGCTGGAACTGGACTGGCCGGATCTGGCCAGCTTCCCGAACTACGGCCTGGTACGCACCCGACTCGACTTCGACGACCTGCTCGCCCAGCGCGCGGTGTCCGCCGGAGCCAAGCTGCGGACCAGCGTGAACGTCATCGGCCCGGTGTTGGACGGCGACGGCCGGGTGATCGGGGTGCAGGGCGAGGACGGGCCGGACAAGGCACCCGTCACCTTCCACGCCCCGCTGGTGGTGGCCGCGGACGGTGTCTCGGGCCGGTTCCCGCTCGCCCTCGGGCTGGCCAAGCGGGAGGACCGCCCGATCGGTGTCGCCGTCCGGCGCTACTACCGCTCCGAGGCCCGCCACGACGACGACTACCTGGAGTCCTGGCTGGAACTGCGGGCCAAGGGCACCAACGAACTGCTGCCCGGGTACGGCTGGATCTTCGGCCTCGGTGACGGCCGGGTCAACGCCGGGCTCGGCATCCTCAACTCGTCCTCGGCGTTCGGCAAGACGAACTACCGGCGGCTGCTCACCGACTGGCTGGCCAACACGCCGCCGGAGTGGGGGATGACCGACGAGGCCAACGCCGAGGGTTCGATCCTCGGCGCCGCGCTGCCGATGGGCTTCAACCGGGTGCCGCACTACACCAGGGGGGTCCTGCTCGTCGGCGACTCCGGCGGCATGGTCAACCCCTTCAACGGCGAAGGCATCGCGTACGCCATGGAGTCCGGCGAACTGGCCGCGGAGGTCGCGGTCCAGGCGCTCGCCCGGCCGGCCGGCGCCGAGCGGGAGCGGGCCCTGATGGCGTACCCGCAGGAGCTGAAGACCCGGTTCGGCGGCTACTACCGGCTCGGCGGGATCTTCGTGAAGCTGATCGGCCGTCCGGAGATCATGCGGGTGGCGACCAAGCACGGGATGCCCCATCCCACGCTGATGCGTTTCGTGCTCAAGCTGCTGGCCAACCTCACCGACCCGCGTGGCGGTGACGCGATGGACCGGGTGATCAATGCGATGACCCGGGTCGCGCCCGCCGTGTAG
- a CDS encoding NADH-quinone oxidoreductase subunit C, whose product MTDDKPTTGGVPIPVTPAGATSGAPAEFPPAAPAGRGMFGNQGSGDVSGFGGLVRQHHAVEDSPRPYGSYFDEVRDALEEAYPAFGEAIEKVVVDRGELTLHIRPERIAEVCQVMRDDPALRFELCSSVSGVDYLGADARRLHVVYQLTSMTYRRRVRLEAAVSVEEPHLPSVTAIYPTADWQEREAYDMFGVVFDGHPALTRILMPDDWEGHPQRKDYPLGGVPVEYKGAEIPPPDKRRSYQ is encoded by the coding sequence GTGACTGACGACAAGCCGACCACCGGCGGCGTGCCGATCCCGGTGACGCCGGCCGGCGCGACGAGTGGGGCGCCGGCCGAGTTCCCGCCGGCCGCACCGGCGGGCCGGGGCATGTTCGGCAACCAGGGCAGCGGCGACGTCTCCGGGTTCGGCGGACTGGTCCGGCAGCACCACGCGGTCGAGGACTCACCGCGGCCGTACGGCAGCTACTTCGACGAGGTCCGGGACGCGCTGGAGGAGGCGTACCCGGCGTTCGGCGAGGCGATCGAGAAGGTCGTGGTCGACCGGGGCGAGCTGACCCTGCACATCCGCCCGGAGCGGATCGCCGAGGTCTGCCAGGTGATGCGGGACGATCCGGCGCTGCGTTTCGAGCTGTGCTCGTCGGTGTCCGGCGTGGACTACCTGGGCGCCGATGCCCGCCGACTGCACGTCGTCTACCAGCTCACCTCGATGACGTACCGGCGGCGGGTCCGGCTGGAGGCGGCGGTCAGCGTCGAGGAGCCGCACCTGCCCAGCGTCACCGCCATCTACCCGACCGCCGACTGGCAGGAGCGGGAGGCGTACGACATGTTCGGTGTCGTCTTCGACGGCCACCCGGCGCTGACCCGCATCCTCATGCCGGACGACTGGGAGGGTCACCCGCAGCGCAAGGACTACCCCCTCGGCGGCGTGCCCGTGGAGTACAAGGGCGCCGAGATCCCGCCGCCCGACAAGCGGAGGTCTTACCAATGA
- the nuoF gene encoding NADH-quinone oxidoreductase subunit NuoF produces the protein MTTPAPQTLAKLTPVLTKRWLSPDAWRIGTYEKLDGYAALRKAIKAHPDDLIQLVKDSGLRGRGGAGFPTGLKWGFIPQGDGKPHYLVVNADEGEPGTCKDLPLMTHDPHSLVEGVIIASYAIRANRAYIYIRGEAVHAARRLRNAVNEAYAKGYLGRDILGSGFDLDLVVHSGAGAYICGEETALLDSLEGFRGQPRLRPPFPATHGLYASPTVVNNVGTIASVPYIVLGGADWWKSMGTEKSAGPMIYSLSGRIANPGQYECGLGITLRELIELAGGMQPGHNLKFWTPGGSSTPLLTAEHLDVPLDFEGVATAGSILGTTATQIFSDQDCPVYATYRWLEFYHHESCGKCTPCREGNYWMVRVYRRILAGQGTHDDLETLLDTCDNILGRSFCGLGDGATSPVTSSLKYFKQDYLDYIEGRTAPKLSDKQLVGAH, from the coding sequence GTGACCACGCCTGCGCCGCAGACCCTGGCCAAGTTGACGCCCGTGCTCACCAAGCGCTGGCTGTCCCCGGACGCCTGGCGGATCGGCACCTACGAGAAGCTGGACGGCTACGCGGCGCTGCGTAAGGCGATCAAGGCGCACCCGGACGACCTGATCCAGTTGGTGAAGGATTCGGGGCTACGCGGTCGCGGCGGCGCCGGCTTCCCGACCGGTCTCAAGTGGGGCTTCATCCCGCAGGGTGACGGCAAGCCGCACTACCTGGTGGTCAACGCCGACGAGGGTGAGCCCGGCACCTGCAAGGACCTGCCGCTGATGACCCACGACCCGCACTCGCTGGTCGAGGGCGTGATCATCGCCTCGTACGCGATCCGGGCCAACCGGGCCTACATCTACATCCGGGGCGAGGCCGTGCACGCCGCCCGCCGGCTGCGCAACGCGGTGAACGAGGCGTACGCCAAGGGCTACCTCGGCCGCGACATCCTCGGCTCCGGCTTCGACCTGGATCTGGTGGTCCACTCGGGTGCCGGCGCGTACATCTGCGGTGAGGAGACGGCGCTGCTGGACTCCCTGGAGGGTTTCCGGGGCCAGCCCCGGCTGCGTCCGCCGTTCCCGGCCACCCACGGGCTGTACGCCAGCCCCACCGTGGTCAACAACGTCGGCACCATCGCCAGCGTGCCGTACATCGTGCTCGGCGGCGCGGACTGGTGGAAGTCGATGGGCACGGAGAAGTCCGCCGGCCCGATGATCTACTCGCTCTCCGGCCGGATCGCCAACCCCGGCCAGTACGAGTGCGGCCTCGGCATCACGCTGCGCGAGCTGATCGAGCTGGCCGGCGGAATGCAGCCGGGGCACAACCTGAAGTTCTGGACCCCGGGCGGATCGTCGACCCCGCTGCTCACCGCCGAGCACCTCGACGTGCCGCTGGACTTCGAAGGGGTGGCCACCGCCGGTTCGATCCTCGGCACCACCGCCACGCAGATCTTCTCCGACCAGGACTGCCCGGTCTACGCGACCTACCGGTGGCTGGAGTTCTACCACCACGAGTCGTGCGGCAAGTGCACCCCGTGCCGGGAGGGCAACTACTGGATGGTCCGGGTCTACCGGCGCATCCTGGCCGGTCAGGGCACCCACGACGACCTGGAGACCCTGCTCGACACCTGTGACAACATCCTCGGCCGCTCGTTCTGTGGCCTGGGTGACGGTGCCACCAGCCCGGTGACCTCGTCGTTGAAGTACTTCAAGCAGGACTACCTCGACTACATCGAGGGACGAACCGCGCCGAAGTTGTCCGACAAGCAGTTGGTGGGAGCCCACTAA